The Microcoleus sp. FACHB-672 sequence TAAAAATGGGCGATGGTTGGAGATTCTATTTCAGCATAGAGCAAGGGATCTGGGCTTTCAACGTTGAGCAAATCTTCTTTTGAGGCGGGTTCGACTTTTTGCAAATCTTGGCCGGTTTGAAAACTCGGTAGCCGGCTGATTGTGAAAGGTTGTTCACAAAAGAAATATTCCAGTGGTAACAGGTGTAAGTCCCGGTGGGGAATCAAAATTAAGTGATGGATGCCGGCTAACTGAGGCAAAATTTGCCCGATTTGGAGAATTTCGCCTAATGTTTTCAACTCATCGGCCATTGAATTGCGCCATTTCGCGCTTTCTTCTGCTTGGTTGTTTTCGTCTTTAGGGCTTTCTTCCCCTTCGTTTTTTTGAGTTTTGCGGTATTTTTGATAATTTTCTTTCCAGCGATTCATCCAGGTTTCAAACGCTAGCACCAAACTTTCTGGCGTATTAACGCTGCCGGCTTCTGTAAAGGTTGGGGATGTCAGAGTGTGAACCGATAAAGGCCGGTCGGATCGCAGCACAAACACGACAATGCCACCCTCACTGAGATGCCAATCAAGCGCCGCCACCCCAGCCGGTAAAGTGAATGCCGGTGTTTCTCCCAAAATCCAGCCATCGCGCAACCAGCGCAGGGAGAGATTTTTGCGTTTTTCAGCCAGTGTCAGCGCCTCCAGTTGCTTTTCGGGTTCTGGGGACTGCGCCAGCAGCAACACCCGCAACTGATTGAAACCCGCGAATTGTTTGGATAACTGAATTTTCCACTCGTCTGATTGAGCCTCGTTGATTAAATCCTCCAGAACAATATCGCCTATATCCAAACAGCGCTGAAAATCTTCTTGATAGTCAAGGGCTTTACAAACTTTTGCCAATTTTTGCAAAATTTCTAGATACCGCAGCCGTAAACGGGGGTTTAAGGGTTTGCCAAGGATATCTCCTAGGATGGAAGCTTGGCAGTTCGTGAGGGTTTTGAGCGCGGCAATATAGCTGTCTCTTGCCTGTTGCCAGTACAGGTAAGGATTGGGTTGCCGGCGTCCGTGCAAGTCGTGGCAGTCAGCTTTCAATTGATGCAAGAAAGCGCCACCTTCCTGTTCATTTGAGGGCATAGCCTGCAACCCGTCATCCCAGTTCTGAAGGGCGGCATTGTACCCCTGTATCTTCAAAATGGCCCAGCCCCGGCCTGCCCAAGCTTCCCAGAATTGATTCTTTGTTAATTCTAAGGCACGGTCATAGGCAGGAATCGCCTCTTGAGGGCGTCCCAAATTCTTCAGCACATTGCCCTTACCGTTCCAGGGTTGATGGTATGCCGGCTTGATTTCAATGGCACGGTTATAGCATGGCAGTGCTTCCTCAGGGCGTCCCAAATTCTTCAGCACATTGCCCTTACCGTTCCAGGCATCATGGTGTGCCGGCTCTATTTCAATGGCACGGTTATAGCATGGCAGTGCTTCCTCAGGGCGTCCCAACTCCCTCAGCACAGTGCCCTTATTGATCCAGACAATATGAGAGGCCGGCTCTATTTCAATGGCACGGTTATAGCATAGCAGCGCTTCCTCAAAGCGTCCCAACTCACCCAGCACACTGCCCCTATTGCTCCAGGCATCATGGTATGTCGGCTCTATTTCCAGGGCGCGGTTATACGAAGCGAGGGCGGCATCAAGATTGCCGGCCTGATATTGCTCAAATGCTCGATTGAACAAGGCTTCCGCTTCCTCACTGACATTTGTCGGGGGTTGCACCGGCACCGCTTTTTCTGCTTCCCTCTCCAGCAATTGCCGGCCAATGTTTGCCGCCACCTCTGCCAGTTCCCCGCAGGCCATCTCCCCCAACTTCACCATCCGTTCCGCTAATTCGCGGTTAGGTGCGGCAGACTCCAGCAACCGAGACGCAAACCGATGCAACCACGCCACCCATTCTGCCTCGGAACTGCGCTGTTTCAACCGCTCAACAGCCCGCAATACCTCCACCTCACCCATGCCAAAATCAACAACCACCAACAACTGTAAAAACAGCCGTTCGTATTCTGCATCACTCAGGGGTTGAGTTGCCGATATTTGTGAGGGTGTTGCTGATTGGGGTTTTCTGAATAACCCGATAAATCTGCGCCACAACCGAATGAACCACTGCCCTATCTGCCAGAGCATTTGCCCTCTCACTTGTTGAGATTGTTTTTGTGTTTAATTGTATAGGAATTTCACTAAGTAGGTCGCCATAATTATAAAAAGCTCTCAAGCGGTATTCTAAAAAAAGGCTTTGCCTCTAAACTCTGATATTAAAACGATGGAAACCTCACAAAGTTGGTATATTGTCAAACGTCCGCAGGGAAGCTGTGAGATACTTCCTGCCGAACAAATTGAACAAAAAGAAGACCCCAACATCGTTGAAAGATGGGGTCCTTTTACATCACCCGACGAAGCGATTGCTCGTCGCGTGGGATTAATTAGAACCGGCAAATGCCAGCCGCAGTAAAAATCCTCAGTCCTCAATTTAGGACTTTTTACTATTTAGCTTTAGCAGGTGTTTTAGTCGGTTTAGTTGTCTTCGCCGGCACTGCTGTTTCGGCGCGATTTCCTCCTTTTGCCGCAATTTCTTGCTTTAATACTTCTACCGCTTTCGCATATTGAGCATCTTCTGGAGAGCCGATTTTCGTAATATCTTTACGCAATACGAGCTTCTGCTCTTCCGACAGTTCCAGCACCACATCTGGATCGATTCCATGCTTATTAATATCTCGCCCGCTGGGAGTGAGATACTTCGCAATCGTCACAGCTAGCCCAGAACCATCGCCCAATCCGCGCACAGATTGCACCAAACCTTTGCCAAAGGTTTTAGTCCCGATTAAAACTGCCCGTTTGTTATCTTGTAATGCCCCTGAGAGAATTTCGCTAGCGCTTGCAGAACCCCCATCCACCAGCACCACCAAAGGCTTATCCGTTAAAGCGCGTTTATTGGCACTTTGACGATCCATTTCACCGCGTCGATTTACGGTTGAAACAATCGTGCCATCTTGCAACCACATCCGGGCAATATCGATACTGCCGTTAAGCAATCCACCGGGGTTAGAACGCAGATCCAAAACATAGCCAGTCACGTTCTGCTTTTCTAAATCTTGGATTGCATCCCGCATTTCCTTGGGGGCATTAGAACTAAATTGATTCAGGCGAATATATCCAATGTCTCCTGTCGGAGTTTTGCGTAAAGAATGGCGAACGGGATGAATCTCAATTCGCACGCGTGTCAGCCGAAAATCTAACTGTTGCTTCCCGCGTAAAATGGTGAGGGTCACGTCTGTGCCGGCCTGCCCCCGGATCAGGTTCACCGCCTGATTCACATCCATCCCTTCGGTACTTGTGCCATCAATTTTGACAATAAAATCTTTAGCCAAAATCCCTGCACGGAATGCCGGTGTTTCTTCGATCGGCGAAATTACGATCAGCTTTTTCGTTTCCTCATCTTGAGCTAACTGAAGCCCTACGCCGGTGAGTTCCCCCTGCGTATCAATCTGCATATTTTGGAACTCTCGCGGGTCCATAAACCGGGTGTAGGGATCGTTAAGCTTCTCCAGCATTTCTCGGACTGCTTTGTAAGCATCCTCTTTGCTGTTATAAGGCCGGCCCAGATACTCACTACGAATGGCCTGCCAATCTACTTGGTTGAAGGTGGCATCCACATAGTTGCGGTCAATTATCTGCCAAACTTCATCAACCAGTTCTTTGGGGCTATCCTGAAAGAAAGCCTGACCTTTGAGGTGAATACTAGCTCCTGTAATTGCGACCGCGCTAACCATAACGACAGTTGCGCCTACAACGAGTCCACGTCTTGTTAGTTCCATAGGATTGCTGAGCCGGAAAGGAAACATTGCAATGGCATTTCGCTCACTCTAACACAGGCAATGGGAGGACGTGTTCAACACATCTGTCAACCCTCGCCAGTTAAGTCATTTTGGATAAATTTTTAGGGATCAACCCACCGGCCATCGGTTTTGATTAAATTAATTAACTCCTCAACTCCCCGATCTTCTGGGACTTTTTTGATTTCTTCCCGCCCGCGATATAAAGAAATGTAGCCGGCTTGTTTTCCGACATAGCCATAGTCAGCATCCGCCATTTCTCCAGGGCCATTGACAATACAGCCCATGACTGCAATATCCAGGCCGGTGAGATGTTTGGTTGCTTCTCGCACCTTGTGCAGCACTTCTTCTAAGTTAAATAAAGTGCGACCACAAGAAGGACAGGCCACATACTCCACCATCGTTTTCCGCAAACCCAGTGCCTGCAGAATGCTGTAGCAAACAGGAATTTCTTTTTCTGGGGCTTCCGTAAGGGAGACGCGAATCGTATCCCCAATGCCATCGGCTAACAGGGTGGCAATGCCGGCAGTAGACTTAATCCGTCCATATTCCCCATCGCCGGCTTCTGTAACGCCTAAATGTAGGGGGTAATCCATTCCCAACCCATCCATACGCTGTGCCATCAGCCGGTAGGCGGCTAACATTACCGGCACCCGCGACGCCTTCATCGAAATCACGATATTACGGAAATCTAACGACTCACAGATGCGGATAAATTCTAAAGCAGATTCCACCATGCCTTCTGGGGTATCACCGTAGGTAAACAGCATCCGTTCACCCAGAGAACCGTGATTGACCCCGATTCTCATCGCTTTTCCTTGATCGCGAAGAGAAACAACTAAAGGTTTTAGCGTTTCGCGTATTTTTTCCCCAATTTCATCAAATTCAGTTTGGCTGTATTCGGTTCTGTCAGCTTTGGGCTTTTCAAACACATATAGCCCCGGATTGATCCGCACCTTATCCACGTGCTTCGCCACTTCCAAGGCGATTTTCATGCCATTGTGATGCACGTCGGCTACCAGGGGGACTTGCTGGTAAGTTTCAATCAGTTTTTGCTTAATTTCCGCCAGGGCTTTGGCGTGTGCCATACTCGGCACGGTAACGCGCACGATCTCACAGCCAATTTCATGCAGGCGACGAATGCCGGCAACCGATCCGTCAATATCAAGCGTGTCTTCATTAATCATTGACTGCACCACCACAGGGTAGCCGCCGCCGATGGTGACATTGCCCACCTTAACAGGGCGTGTTTTGCGCCGGTGGATGGTGGTATCGGTAGAGAATTGACTGGTAGAGGCGTTAGAAGTTGTTAAAGTGGGCAGAGTTTGCATAAAGCTATCGTTAATTGCGGCGATCCTCTCTGTTTATCAGGTTGCCACAGAAGGTGCCGGTTTGGTTGACAAAGTTGGGTGAAGACAGGAAGTAGGCAATTTTACTCTAGATATAGTTGTTCTCACGAGCCAAGCCGGCTCAACATTTTATGCCAAGATTGAGATCAACACGCGATTCGACAAGCGGAATCAACTACGCTGCGTGAATTTAACGCTAAGAAATACATTAGGCAGACGTTACAAAATTATTAATTACTTAGGCTGGGGAGGGTTTAGAACGACCTTTGTAGCTGAAGATAAACATCTACCCAGCAAGTCAGTATGCGTTGTCAAGCAACTCAAGCCGAATGCTGCGGATGATCCAGTGGCTTTGCAGGCGGCAAGGCATCTGTTTAACCAAGAAGCCGAAGTTTTATTCTTATTAGAAAGTCACAATCAAATTCCTCGCCTTTTTGCTCACTTTTAAGAAGAGTAAGAGTTCTATTTATTTCAAAAATCTACAGAAGGGCATGAGCTGCGTCAAGAACTTCCCATTGACCAGAATTAAGTGAAGGTCAAGTTATTATGGAGAGCTGTAATGTAAATTACTAAAATTTAATCTAACTATGCTTTACATCAAAATGGATAAGTAAAGTCATCTCATTGAATTTTATTTAGGCAACGAATGCCGGCAAGGGCGCTACCAATGAATGCTGTCGGGTTAGCTTTCTGAGAGAGGTCATGAAGTAAAGCATCAGTCGCTTAATTGCCCATTTTATTGCTCAAACCTCCCAGAAGCTTTAAAATGTGCTATCAACTGAGAATTCAGCAAGCGAGATCCCCTACGCTGCTTGATATCTAATGCTAAGACAAATAGTAGGTGGGCGCTATCAAATTATTAGCCACTTGGGAGGTGGAGGCTTCGGCACAACCTTTGTGGCTGAAGACCGGCATTTACCGGGTAACCCGCGATGCGTCGTAAAACAACTCAAGCCTAAGGCTGTCGATAACCCAACCGCTTTAGAGGCGGCAAGGCGTCTGTTTGAGCGCGAAGCCGACGTGTTGTACAAATTGGGAAGTCACAATCAGATACCTCGGCTTTTTGCTCACTTTGAAGAAGATCGAGAATTTTATTTAGTTCAAGAATTAATTGAAGGACATGAGCTGCGTCAAGAATTACCTGTTAACCAACAGTTAAGCGAAGCTCAGGTTGTTTGTATTTTACGAGAAATTCTAGAAGTTTTAGTTTTTGTCCATCAGCAAGATGTCATCCATCGGGATATTAAGCCTTCTAATTTAATTCGATGTCGGCAGGATAAAAAGATTGTTTTAATCGACTTTGGGGCAGTCAAACAACTAGGAACTCCAGCCATTAACTCTCAGGGACAAACAAGTTTTACGATTGCTATCGGTTCACCCGGTTATATGCCCAGCGAACAAATGGCCGGCAAGCCCCGCTTTAGCAGTGATATCTATGCGGTGGGAATGATTGGAATTCAAGCCCTCACCGGCTTACATCCAAGAGGCTTACCAGAAGATCCTAATACTTGTGAAATTATTTGGCGTGATCGTGCGGAAGTCAGTTTAGAATTTGCTAAAGTTATCGACAAAATGGTGCGTTATGACTTTCGTGAACGCTATCAATCAGCCAGGGAAGTGCTGGAAATTTTTAAGTTTTTCCAGTCGAGACGCTTATCTACTCTTAAAACTATCCCGGTGATATCTGGAAAATCTCAACTTGATTTATCAACCACCAAATTAATTATTAGCGATAATCTCAGTTCTGCGTGTGGAATTGATTACAGCAGGCTGCGAAATTTTCTAGCAGCCGAAGAATGGAAAGAAGCCGATCAAGAAACGGCGGCTGTGATGCTGAAGGCTGCCGGCAGAGAGCAAGAAGGCTTTTTGAGAGCTAAAGATATTGCTGAACTTTCCTGTCAAGACTTGCAAACAATTGACACACTTTGGCTCAAGTATAGCAAAGGATGTTTTAGTTTTAGTATACAACAGCGCCTTTGGGAAAAAGTTGGGGGAAATCCTAATGCTAATTATGAAACGGAAAATTTATTTGCAGATTCCTTGGGATGGCGTGTAAAAGAAAATTGGTTAGATTATCATCACCTGATTTTTAACGTTTCTGCACCTGAAGGATACTTGCCTCGTTTGTATTTGGGAGAGATAAAGAGTCTTCGCAGGAACGTGCCAATGGATGCTCCAAGAATGAGTTTAGGTGATTTCTTTTCTCGCATTAAGGTTTGTAAGTTACAGGAATTTACCTTGGTTTTTCCTAGAGTTAAGCCAAATATTTTAACTAACAATCTTACCAATGATCAAGAAATAAATTACACTCGCTTACGCGATTTTCTAGCAGTCGGCCAATGGAAAGAAGCCGATGCGGAAACTTCGGCTGTGATGCTAAAGGCAAGTTTCAAAGAAAAAGAAGACTTGCTGACAGCAGACGATATTGAGAAGTTTTCTTGTGAAGCTTTGAGTATCCTTGATGAGCTATGGGTCAGGTACAGCAAAGGACATTTTGGTTTTAGTGTACAGCAGCGTATTTGGCAAAGTTGTGGAGGAAAACTTGACGCTGACGCGACAACTTGCCGTCGGTTTGGCACTCAAATTGGATGGTTTGTTAAGGATAACTGGCTTTTTTATAGCGATGCCACCTTCTCCCTCAATGCGCCGGCTGGACATCTGCCCATGTGCGATCTACGAGGCTATGGGCGTAAGATTTGGGGGTTAGTGCGCGTGTGTCTACTGTCTCGGATTGAAGCTTGTCTGCTGCAAGCCTCTACTGTTACTTGGCCAAATGTCAAGCCAGAACGTCAAGTTAACGACACTCAACGCCGGCATAACTCGTTTGTGAGAAATCGGATCGCCGTTATTAACGGTGATATTACAGAACAACAAGTCGATGCGATTGTTTGTGCTACTGACTATTATTTCTCTGGCAGTGGTGGGGTAGATTATGCGATTCACCGTGCTGCCGGCGCTGATCTTCGAGAAGCTTGTCGGCAGTTAAAAGGTTGCGCTTGTGGGGAGGCTAAAATTACTGCCGGTTATAACCTTCCTGCACAGTGGATTATTCATACTGTAGGGCCGAGCTGGGGAGGCGGTGCCAATCAGGAGGAGCAGAGATTAGCTGAATGTTATCGCAACTGTTTAGTCTTGGCAGAACAGTATTCTATAAAAACAATTGCGTTTCCAGCGATTAGCACGGGAACTTTTGGCTTCCCGATGCTGTTAGCTTCCAGAATTGCAATTTGCGAAGTCAAGCGTTTTCTTGAAAGCAATTCTTCCATAGAAAAAGTTATTTTTGTTTGCTTCGAGGAATTGGCTTACGATTGTTATTTGAATACAATTGATGGAATTTTTAGATAAAAGAGAAAACTAAAAAGGTAAAAGGCAACACTACCTTTTACCTTTTTTGCTTTTAGGCTACAGAAATATGCAATTGCAATGCATATTAGCTTTCTTGAGCTTTGGCCACCGGCTTTGCCGGCTCAGTGTCTTTCTTGCCCACTTTCTTTGCCCGCTGCTCAGCATCTGCCATCACTTCGGACATTTTCTCCAGTATCTCCCCAGGATAATTTTCTAAAACACGGGTAGAGAGGGAAATTCGGCCTTTCCATTCATCTAGCTCAATGATCACAGCTTTGATCGGCTGACCTAGCTTAAACACATCTGGAAGAGAGGAAATATAGGTTTGGCTCACCTGCTTGATATGCAGCAAGGCAGTAACGCCATCTAAACTGACAAACACCCCAAATGGCTTAATGCTAACAATTTCACCTTCTACCAGCTCACCAACTGACAACTGGCTAACGCGATTTGCTTGAGCTATTAAGCGCTGAGATAGCACCAATTTATTCGTGTCTTGATTGATTTCTAAAAAGTTGGCTGTCAGGCGTTGCCCAATCAATTCCTCTAAATTGTCTCGCGCCACTAAATGCGATCGCGGAATAAACCCCCGCAACCCTCGCACATCCACTGTGACGCCTCCCTTATTCGTGCCGGTGACACGCGCCTGCACGGATTGGCCACTTTCCTGCACCTGAAGCAGTTCTCCCCAAACTTTTTGCAGTTCAAGTTGCCGCAGAGAAAGCGTTACTTGGCCATCAGAATTTTGCTCTCGGATGATCAGGAAGTCACGTTCTTCCTGCAACGGCAGCACTTCAGGCAAATTCGTAACCCGTCTCAAGGAAGCCTCTGTGATGGGGAGAAATGCCGGTGATTTACCACCGATATCAACATACGCGCCCTCCGGGTCGTATTCAAACGCCTTGCCGCGTACCACCTTTCCCTTTGGAAACTCGTAGTCGTGTTGTTCGAGGGCTTTGGCAAAATCGTCCATCGAGAAGGACGCGTTTGCCGCTTGAGAACGGAGCGATTCTGGATTCATGACAGTTCAAAGCAAGGAAACAGAGATTATTAAGTGAGGTTGCTTACCCCAACTGTGCCGGCTGTGTTGCCTTTGGGAAGGGAAAGTCGGCGGCTGACGTTAGGAGCAAACCTTGGCTTACTCACTATAGCCAATTCTCCACTGATTCAAAATAGGCAGCGATCTATGTAAAACTCGCGCCACAGGGAATGCTTGGGCTAATAGAGGCGACACCGGCACATAAATTAACAATTAAACGCACGAATGTTTAATTATTAATTTTGGCCGGTTAA is a genomic window containing:
- a CDS encoding DDE transposase family protein, encoding METSQSWYIVKRPQGSCEILPAEQIEQKEDPNIVERWGPFTSPDEAIARRVGLIRTGKCQPQ
- the ispG gene encoding (E)-4-hydroxy-3-methylbut-2-enyl-diphosphate synthase, which encodes MQTLPTLTTSNASTSQFSTDTTIHRRKTRPVKVGNVTIGGGYPVVVQSMINEDTLDIDGSVAGIRRLHEIGCEIVRVTVPSMAHAKALAEIKQKLIETYQQVPLVADVHHNGMKIALEVAKHVDKVRINPGLYVFEKPKADRTEYSQTEFDEIGEKIRETLKPLVVSLRDQGKAMRIGVNHGSLGERMLFTYGDTPEGMVESALEFIRICESLDFRNIVISMKASRVPVMLAAYRLMAQRMDGLGMDYPLHLGVTEAGDGEYGRIKSTAGIATLLADGIGDTIRVSLTEAPEKEIPVCYSILQALGLRKTMVEYVACPSCGRTLFNLEEVLHKVREATKHLTGLDIAVMGCIVNGPGEMADADYGYVGKQAGYISLYRGREEIKKVPEDRGVEELINLIKTDGRWVDP
- a CDS encoding GUN4 domain-containing protein translates to MLRQIVGGRYQIISHLGGGGFGTTFVAEDRHLPGNPRCVVKQLKPKAVDNPTALEAARRLFEREADVLYKLGSHNQIPRLFAHFEEDREFYLVQELIEGHELRQELPVNQQLSEAQVVCILREILEVLVFVHQQDVIHRDIKPSNLIRCRQDKKIVLIDFGAVKQLGTPAINSQGQTSFTIAIGSPGYMPSEQMAGKPRFSSDIYAVGMIGIQALTGLHPRGLPEDPNTCEIIWRDRAEVSLEFAKVIDKMVRYDFRERYQSAREVLEIFKFFQSRRLSTLKTIPVISGKSQLDLSTTKLIISDNLSSACGIDYSRLRNFLAAEEWKEADQETAAVMLKAAGREQEGFLRAKDIAELSCQDLQTIDTLWLKYSKGCFSFSIQQRLWEKVGGNPNANYETENLFADSLGWRVKENWLDYHHLIFNVSAPEGYLPRLYLGEIKSLRRNVPMDAPRMSLGDFFSRIKVCKLQEFTLVFPRVKPNILTNNLTNDQEINYTRLRDFLAVGQWKEADAETSAVMLKASFKEKEDLLTADDIEKFSCEALSILDELWVRYSKGHFGFSVQQRIWQSCGGKLDADATTCRRFGTQIGWFVKDNWLFYSDATFSLNAPAGHLPMCDLRGYGRKIWGLVRVCLLSRIEACLLQASTVTWPNVKPERQVNDTQRRHNSFVRNRIAVINGDITEQQVDAIVCATDYYFSGSGGVDYAIHRAAGADLREACRQLKGCACGEAKITAGYNLPAQWIIHTVGPSWGGGANQEEQRLAECYRNCLVLAEQYSIKTIAFPAISTGTFGFPMLLASRIAICEVKRFLESNSSIEKVIFVCFEELAYDCYLNTIDGIFR
- a CDS encoding S1 RNA-binding domain-containing protein, which codes for MNPESLRSQAANASFSMDDFAKALEQHDYEFPKGKVVRGKAFEYDPEGAYVDIGGKSPAFLPITEASLRRVTNLPEVLPLQEERDFLIIREQNSDGQVTLSLRQLELQKVWGELLQVQESGQSVQARVTGTNKGGVTVDVRGLRGFIPRSHLVARDNLEELIGQRLTANFLEINQDTNKLVLSQRLIAQANRVSQLSVGELVEGEIVSIKPFGVFVSLDGVTALLHIKQVSQTYISSLPDVFKLGQPIKAVIIELDEWKGRISLSTRVLENYPGEILEKMSEVMADAEQRAKKVGKKDTEPAKPVAKAQES
- a CDS encoding CHAT domain-containing protein: MLWQIGQWFIRLWRRFIGLFRKPQSATPSQISATQPLSDAEYERLFLQLLVVVDFGMGEVEVLRAVERLKQRSSEAEWVAWLHRFASRLLESAAPNRELAERMVKLGEMACGELAEVAANIGRQLLEREAEKAVPVQPPTNVSEEAEALFNRAFEQYQAGNLDAALASYNRALEIEPTYHDAWSNRGSVLGELGRFEEALLCYNRAIEIEPASHIVWINKGTVLRELGRPEEALPCYNRAIEIEPAHHDAWNGKGNVLKNLGRPEEALPCYNRAIEIKPAYHQPWNGKGNVLKNLGRPQEAIPAYDRALELTKNQFWEAWAGRGWAILKIQGYNAALQNWDDGLQAMPSNEQEGGAFLHQLKADCHDLHGRRQPNPYLYWQQARDSYIAALKTLTNCQASILGDILGKPLNPRLRLRYLEILQKLAKVCKALDYQEDFQRCLDIGDIVLEDLINEAQSDEWKIQLSKQFAGFNQLRVLLLAQSPEPEKQLEALTLAEKRKNLSLRWLRDGWILGETPAFTLPAGVAALDWHLSEGGIVVFVLRSDRPLSVHTLTSPTFTEAGSVNTPESLVLAFETWMNRWKENYQKYRKTQKNEGEESPKDENNQAEESAKWRNSMADELKTLGEILQIGQILPQLAGIHHLILIPHRDLHLLPLEYFFCEQPFTISRLPSFQTGQDLQKVEPASKEDLLNVESPDPLLYAEIESPTIAHFYANCETVPHSQATVEKLTEVLQKTAGVFHFTGHAGHNIAQPSQSALQLKNKKLLTVREIFQLNLPKYYLVCLSACETGMTGKEGLIDEFVGLASCFLAMGTHCVISTLWKVDEISSALMMIRIHQCINEEKMNPIEALKTAQNWLRTVTYRDLETWYRNLADQVQQSNPSCSRDLRDEAASIQEDCAKIQSNQPPYEHLYYWAGFTVHGIVNPEAKT
- the ctpC gene encoding carboxyl-terminal processing protease CtpC; its protein translation is MELTRRGLVVGATVVMVSAVAITGASIHLKGQAFFQDSPKELVDEVWQIIDRNYVDATFNQVDWQAIRSEYLGRPYNSKEDAYKAVREMLEKLNDPYTRFMDPREFQNMQIDTQGELTGVGLQLAQDEETKKLIVISPIEETPAFRAGILAKDFIVKIDGTSTEGMDVNQAVNLIRGQAGTDVTLTILRGKQQLDFRLTRVRIEIHPVRHSLRKTPTGDIGYIRLNQFSSNAPKEMRDAIQDLEKQNVTGYVLDLRSNPGGLLNGSIDIARMWLQDGTIVSTVNRRGEMDRQSANKRALTDKPLVVLVDGGSASASEILSGALQDNKRAVLIGTKTFGKGLVQSVRGLGDGSGLAVTIAKYLTPSGRDINKHGIDPDVVLELSEEQKLVLRKDITKIGSPEDAQYAKAVEVLKQEIAAKGGNRAETAVPAKTTKPTKTPAKAK